The following are encoded together in the Ovis aries strain OAR_USU_Benz2616 breed Rambouillet chromosome X, ARS-UI_Ramb_v3.0, whole genome shotgun sequence genome:
- the GRIPAP1 gene encoding GRIP1-associated protein 1 isoform X3, with protein MAQALSEEEFQRMQAQLLELRTNNYQLSDELRKNGVELTSLRQKVAYLDKEFNKAQKALSKSKKAQEVEGLLSENEMLQAKLHSQEEDFRLQNSTLMAEFSKLCSQMEQLERENQQLKAGAARAGAAQAGSLVDGELLRLQAENTALQKNVAALQERYGKEAGRSPAASEGEGDPPGGPASPVVAPMPLAEVELKWEMEKEEKRLLWEQLQGLKTLKQAETSRLQEELAKLSEKLKKKQESFCRLQTEKETLFNDSRNKIEELQQRKEADLKAQLARTQKLQQELEAANQSLAELRDQRQGERLEHAAALRALQDQVSLQSADAQEQVEGLLTENNALRTSLAALEQIQTAKTQELNMLREQTAGLTVELQQRQSQYEDLMGQKDDLNCQLQESLRANSRLLEQLQELGQEKEQLIQELQEARKSAEKRKAMLDELAMETLQEKSQHKEELGAVRLRHEKEVLGVRARYERELRELHEDKKRQEEELRGQIREEKARTRELETLQQTVEELQAQVHSMDGAKGWFERRLKEAEESLQQQQQEQEEALRQCQEQHASELKSKEEELQGVQEQLRQAQEERDCHLKTINSLKQEVKDTVDGQRILEKKGSAALKDLKRQLHLERKRADKLQERLQDILTNSKSRSGLEELVLSEMNSPSRTQTGDSSSVSSFSYREILREKESSTVPARSLSSSPQAQPPRPAELSDEEVAELFQRLAEMQQEKWMLEEKVKHLEVSSASMAEDLCRKSAIIETYVMDSRIDVSVAAGHTDRSGLGSVLRDLVKPGDENLREMNKKLQNMLEEQLTKNMHLHKDMEVLSQEIVRLSKECVGSPDPDLEPGEAS; from the exons ATGGCGCAAGCTCTGTCAGAAGAGGAGTTTCAGCGGATGCAG GCTCAGCTACTAGAACTCCGGACAAACAACTACCAGCTTTCAGATGAACTACGCAAGAATGGTGTTG AACTCACCAGTCTTCGACAGAAGGTTGCCTACCTGGATAAGGAGTTCAACAAAGCTCAGAAG GCACTGAGCAAGAGCAAGAAAGCTCAG GAAGTCGAGGGGCTGCTGAGTGAAAATGAGATGCTTCAGGCAAAGCTGCATAGCCAGGAGGAGGACTTCCGCTTGCAGAACAGCACGCTTATGGCCGAGTTCAGCAAG CTCTGCAGCCAGATGGAACAGCTGGAGCGGGAGAACCAGCAACTGAAGGCTGGGGctgccagggcaggggctgcCCAAGCTGGGAGCCTTGTGGATGGGGAACTACTGAGACTGCAGGCGGAGAACACAGCCTTGCAGAAGAATGTGGCAG CCCTGCAGGAGCGCTATGGGAAAGAGGCTGGGAGGTCCCCAGCTGCCAGTGAGGGTGAAGGGGACCCCCCAGGGGGCCCAGCTTCCCCTGTCGTGGCCCCCATGCCATTGGCAGAAGTGGAGCTGAaatgggagatggagaaggaggaaaagagattGCTCTGGGAGCAACTGCAAGGCTTGAAG ACCTTGAAGCAGGCTGAAACATCCAGGCTGCAGGAAGAACTTGCTAAG CTCTCCGAGAagctgaaaaagaaacaagaaag TTTTTGCCGTCTGCAGACAGAAAAGGAGACACTATTCAATGACAGCCG GAACAAGATTGAGGAGTTACAACAGCGGAAGGAGGCTGATCTCAAAGCCCAGTTGGCTCGAACTCAAAAGCTGCAGCAGGAGCTCGAGGCTGCCAATCAG AGCTTGGCAGAGCTGAGAGATCAGCGGCAAGGGGAGCGCCTGGAGCATGCGGCAGCTCTGCGAGCCCTACAGGATCAG GTGTCCCTCCAGAGTGCAGATGCGCAGGAGCAAGTGGAAGGACTTTTGACTGAGAATAATGCTCTGAGAACTAGCCTGGCTGCCCTGGAGCAG ATCCAAACAGCAAAGACCCAAGAACTGAATATGCTCCGGGAACAAACTGCTGGACTGACAGTTGAGTTGCAGCAGCGGCAGAGTCAGTATGAGGACCTCATGGGACAGAAAGATGACCTGAACTGCCAGCTCCAG GAGTCATTGCGGGCCAATAGTCGGCTGCTGGAACAACTCCAGGAACTTGGGCAGGAGAAGGAGCAATTGATCCAGGAACTACAGGAGGCTCGGAAG AGTGCTGAGAAGCGGAAGGCCATGTTGGATGAGCTGGCCATGGAGACGCTGCAGGAGAAGTCCCAGCACAAGGAAGAGCTGGGAGCAGTGCGACTACGGCATGAGAAGGAGGTGCTGGGGGTGCGGGCCCGCTACGAGCGTGAGCTCCGTGAGCTGCACGAAGACAAGAAGCGGCAGGAGGAGGAGCTGCGTGGGCAGATCCGTGAGGAGAAG GCCCGAACACGGGAACTGGAGACTCTTCAGCAGACGGTAGAAGAACTTCAAGCTCAGGTACACTCTATGGATGGAGCCAAGGGCTGGTTTGAACGGCGCTTGAAGGAGGCTGAG GAATctctgcagcagcagcaacaggaacaAGAGGAAGCCCTCAGGCAGTGTCAGGAGCAGCACGCCAGCGAGCTGAAG AGCAAGGAGGAGGAACTACAGGGTGTGCAGGAGCAGCTCCGACAGGCCCAGGAGGAGCGGGACTGTCACCTGAAGACCATCAACAGCCTGAAGCAG GAAGTGAAGGACACCGTGGATGGGCAGCGAATCCTGGAAAAGAAGGGCAGTGCTGCG CTCAAGGACCTCAAACGGCAGCTGCACCTAGAGCGGAAACGGGCAGATAAGCTGCAGGAGCGGCTGCAAGACATTCTCACGAACAGCAAGAGCCGCTCAG GGCTCGAGGAGTTGGTTCTCTCAGAGATGAACTCACCAAGCCGGACCCAGACTGGGGACAGCAGTAGCGTCTCCTCCTTCAGCTACCGCGAGATCTTGCGGGAGAAGGAGAGCTCAACTGTTCCAGCAAGG TCCTTATCCAGCAGTCCTCAGGCCCAGCCCCCACGGCCAGCAGAGCTGTCAGATGAGGAAGTGGCTGAGCTCTTTCAGCGCCTGGCAGAGATGCAGCAGGAGAAATGGATGCTGGAGGAGAAG GTGAAGCACCTGGAGGTGAGCAGTGCGTCCATGGCAGAGGACCTCTGCCGGAAGAGCGCCATCATTGAGACCTATGTCATGGACAGCCGGATTG ATGTATCTGTGGCAGCAGGCCACACAGACCGCAGCGGGCTGGGCAGTGTCCTGAGAGACCTAGTGAAGCCAGGTGACGAGAACCTTCGGGAGATGAACAAGAAGCTACAGAACATGCTGGAAGAGCAGTTGACCAAGAATATGCATTTGCACAAG GACATGGAAGTTCTGTCCCAGGAAATTGTGCGGCTCAGCAAGGAGTGTGTGGGGTCCCCCGACCCCGACCTAGAACCAGGAGAAGCCAGCTAA
- the GRIPAP1 gene encoding GRIP1-associated protein 1 isoform X2, producing MAQALSEEEFQRMQGWGDEGPEWVIPLILVGERTRGGERVIPLDHVERRSPGSGKAQLLELRTNNYQLSDELRKNGVELTSLRQKVAYLDKEFNKAQKALSKSKKAQLCSQMEQLERENQQLKAGAARAGAAQAGSLVDGELLRLQAENTALQKNVAALQERYGKEAGRSPAASEGEGDPPGGPASPVVAPMPLAEVELKWEMEKEEKRLLWEQLQGLKTLKQAETSRLQEELAKLSEKLKKKQESFCRLQTEKETLFNDSRNKIEELQQRKEADLKAQLARTQKLQQELEAANQSLAELRDQRQGERLEHAAALRALQDQVSLQSADAQEQVEGLLTENNALRTSLAALEQIQTAKTQELNMLREQTAGLTVELQQRQSQYEDLMGQKDDLNCQLQESLRANSRLLEQLQELGQEKEQLIQELQEARKSAEKRKAMLDELAMETLQEKSQHKEELGAVRLRHEKEVLGVRARYERELRELHEDKKRQEEELRGQIREEKARTRELETLQQTVEELQAQVHSMDGAKGWFERRLKEAEESLQQQQQEQEEALRQCQEQHASELKSKEEELQGVQEQLRQAQEERDCHLKTINSLKQEVKDTVDGQRILEKKGSAALKDLKRQLHLERKRADKLQERLQDILTNSKSRSGLEELVLSEMNSPSRTQTGDSSSVSSFSYREILREKESSTVPARSLSSSPQAQPPRPAELSDEEVAELFQRLAEMQQEKWMLEEKVKHLEVSSASMAEDLCRKSAIIETYVMDSRIDVSVAAGHTDRSGLGSVLRDLVKPGDENLREMNKKLQNMLEEQLTKNMHLHKDMEVLSQEIVRLSKECVGSPDPDLEPGEAS from the exons ATGGCGCAAGCTCTGTCAGAAGAGGAGTTTCAGCGGATGCAG GGCTGGGGTGATGAAGGCCCTGAATGGGTAATACCATTAATCCTTGTTGGAGAGAGAACCAGAGGAGGTGAAAGAGTGATACCCTTGGACCACGTGGAGAGGAGATCACCGGGCTCTGGGAAG GCTCAGCTACTAGAACTCCGGACAAACAACTACCAGCTTTCAGATGAACTACGCAAGAATGGTGTTG AACTCACCAGTCTTCGACAGAAGGTTGCCTACCTGGATAAGGAGTTCAACAAAGCTCAGAAG GCACTGAGCAAGAGCAAGAAAGCTCAG CTCTGCAGCCAGATGGAACAGCTGGAGCGGGAGAACCAGCAACTGAAGGCTGGGGctgccagggcaggggctgcCCAAGCTGGGAGCCTTGTGGATGGGGAACTACTGAGACTGCAGGCGGAGAACACAGCCTTGCAGAAGAATGTGGCAG CCCTGCAGGAGCGCTATGGGAAAGAGGCTGGGAGGTCCCCAGCTGCCAGTGAGGGTGAAGGGGACCCCCCAGGGGGCCCAGCTTCCCCTGTCGTGGCCCCCATGCCATTGGCAGAAGTGGAGCTGAaatgggagatggagaaggaggaaaagagattGCTCTGGGAGCAACTGCAAGGCTTGAAG ACCTTGAAGCAGGCTGAAACATCCAGGCTGCAGGAAGAACTTGCTAAG CTCTCCGAGAagctgaaaaagaaacaagaaag TTTTTGCCGTCTGCAGACAGAAAAGGAGACACTATTCAATGACAGCCG GAACAAGATTGAGGAGTTACAACAGCGGAAGGAGGCTGATCTCAAAGCCCAGTTGGCTCGAACTCAAAAGCTGCAGCAGGAGCTCGAGGCTGCCAATCAG AGCTTGGCAGAGCTGAGAGATCAGCGGCAAGGGGAGCGCCTGGAGCATGCGGCAGCTCTGCGAGCCCTACAGGATCAG GTGTCCCTCCAGAGTGCAGATGCGCAGGAGCAAGTGGAAGGACTTTTGACTGAGAATAATGCTCTGAGAACTAGCCTGGCTGCCCTGGAGCAG ATCCAAACAGCAAAGACCCAAGAACTGAATATGCTCCGGGAACAAACTGCTGGACTGACAGTTGAGTTGCAGCAGCGGCAGAGTCAGTATGAGGACCTCATGGGACAGAAAGATGACCTGAACTGCCAGCTCCAG GAGTCATTGCGGGCCAATAGTCGGCTGCTGGAACAACTCCAGGAACTTGGGCAGGAGAAGGAGCAATTGATCCAGGAACTACAGGAGGCTCGGAAG AGTGCTGAGAAGCGGAAGGCCATGTTGGATGAGCTGGCCATGGAGACGCTGCAGGAGAAGTCCCAGCACAAGGAAGAGCTGGGAGCAGTGCGACTACGGCATGAGAAGGAGGTGCTGGGGGTGCGGGCCCGCTACGAGCGTGAGCTCCGTGAGCTGCACGAAGACAAGAAGCGGCAGGAGGAGGAGCTGCGTGGGCAGATCCGTGAGGAGAAG GCCCGAACACGGGAACTGGAGACTCTTCAGCAGACGGTAGAAGAACTTCAAGCTCAGGTACACTCTATGGATGGAGCCAAGGGCTGGTTTGAACGGCGCTTGAAGGAGGCTGAG GAATctctgcagcagcagcaacaggaacaAGAGGAAGCCCTCAGGCAGTGTCAGGAGCAGCACGCCAGCGAGCTGAAG AGCAAGGAGGAGGAACTACAGGGTGTGCAGGAGCAGCTCCGACAGGCCCAGGAGGAGCGGGACTGTCACCTGAAGACCATCAACAGCCTGAAGCAG GAAGTGAAGGACACCGTGGATGGGCAGCGAATCCTGGAAAAGAAGGGCAGTGCTGCG CTCAAGGACCTCAAACGGCAGCTGCACCTAGAGCGGAAACGGGCAGATAAGCTGCAGGAGCGGCTGCAAGACATTCTCACGAACAGCAAGAGCCGCTCAG GGCTCGAGGAGTTGGTTCTCTCAGAGATGAACTCACCAAGCCGGACCCAGACTGGGGACAGCAGTAGCGTCTCCTCCTTCAGCTACCGCGAGATCTTGCGGGAGAAGGAGAGCTCAACTGTTCCAGCAAGG TCCTTATCCAGCAGTCCTCAGGCCCAGCCCCCACGGCCAGCAGAGCTGTCAGATGAGGAAGTGGCTGAGCTCTTTCAGCGCCTGGCAGAGATGCAGCAGGAGAAATGGATGCTGGAGGAGAAG GTGAAGCACCTGGAGGTGAGCAGTGCGTCCATGGCAGAGGACCTCTGCCGGAAGAGCGCCATCATTGAGACCTATGTCATGGACAGCCGGATTG ATGTATCTGTGGCAGCAGGCCACACAGACCGCAGCGGGCTGGGCAGTGTCCTGAGAGACCTAGTGAAGCCAGGTGACGAGAACCTTCGGGAGATGAACAAGAAGCTACAGAACATGCTGGAAGAGCAGTTGACCAAGAATATGCATTTGCACAAG GACATGGAAGTTCTGTCCCAGGAAATTGTGCGGCTCAGCAAGGAGTGTGTGGGGTCCCCCGACCCCGACCTAGAACCAGGAGAAGCCAGCTAA
- the GRIPAP1 gene encoding GRIP1-associated protein 1 isoform X4 codes for MAQALSEEEFQRMQAQLLELRTNNYQLSDELRKNGVELTSLRQKVAYLDKEFNKAQKALSKSKKAQLCSQMEQLERENQQLKAGAARAGAAQAGSLVDGELLRLQAENTALQKNVAALQERYGKEAGRSPAASEGEGDPPGGPASPVVAPMPLAEVELKWEMEKEEKRLLWEQLQGLKTLKQAETSRLQEELAKLSEKLKKKQESFCRLQTEKETLFNDSRNKIEELQQRKEADLKAQLARTQKLQQELEAANQSLAELRDQRQGERLEHAAALRALQDQVSLQSADAQEQVEGLLTENNALRTSLAALEQIQTAKTQELNMLREQTAGLTVELQQRQSQYEDLMGQKDDLNCQLQESLRANSRLLEQLQELGQEKEQLIQELQEARKSAEKRKAMLDELAMETLQEKSQHKEELGAVRLRHEKEVLGVRARYERELRELHEDKKRQEEELRGQIREEKARTRELETLQQTVEELQAQVHSMDGAKGWFERRLKEAEESLQQQQQEQEEALRQCQEQHASELKSKEEELQGVQEQLRQAQEERDCHLKTINSLKQEVKDTVDGQRILEKKGSAALKDLKRQLHLERKRADKLQERLQDILTNSKSRSGLEELVLSEMNSPSRTQTGDSSSVSSFSYREILREKESSTVPARSLSSSPQAQPPRPAELSDEEVAELFQRLAEMQQEKWMLEEKVKHLEVSSASMAEDLCRKSAIIETYVMDSRIDVSVAAGHTDRSGLGSVLRDLVKPGDENLREMNKKLQNMLEEQLTKNMHLHKDMEVLSQEIVRLSKECVGSPDPDLEPGEAS; via the exons ATGGCGCAAGCTCTGTCAGAAGAGGAGTTTCAGCGGATGCAG GCTCAGCTACTAGAACTCCGGACAAACAACTACCAGCTTTCAGATGAACTACGCAAGAATGGTGTTG AACTCACCAGTCTTCGACAGAAGGTTGCCTACCTGGATAAGGAGTTCAACAAAGCTCAGAAG GCACTGAGCAAGAGCAAGAAAGCTCAG CTCTGCAGCCAGATGGAACAGCTGGAGCGGGAGAACCAGCAACTGAAGGCTGGGGctgccagggcaggggctgcCCAAGCTGGGAGCCTTGTGGATGGGGAACTACTGAGACTGCAGGCGGAGAACACAGCCTTGCAGAAGAATGTGGCAG CCCTGCAGGAGCGCTATGGGAAAGAGGCTGGGAGGTCCCCAGCTGCCAGTGAGGGTGAAGGGGACCCCCCAGGGGGCCCAGCTTCCCCTGTCGTGGCCCCCATGCCATTGGCAGAAGTGGAGCTGAaatgggagatggagaaggaggaaaagagattGCTCTGGGAGCAACTGCAAGGCTTGAAG ACCTTGAAGCAGGCTGAAACATCCAGGCTGCAGGAAGAACTTGCTAAG CTCTCCGAGAagctgaaaaagaaacaagaaag TTTTTGCCGTCTGCAGACAGAAAAGGAGACACTATTCAATGACAGCCG GAACAAGATTGAGGAGTTACAACAGCGGAAGGAGGCTGATCTCAAAGCCCAGTTGGCTCGAACTCAAAAGCTGCAGCAGGAGCTCGAGGCTGCCAATCAG AGCTTGGCAGAGCTGAGAGATCAGCGGCAAGGGGAGCGCCTGGAGCATGCGGCAGCTCTGCGAGCCCTACAGGATCAG GTGTCCCTCCAGAGTGCAGATGCGCAGGAGCAAGTGGAAGGACTTTTGACTGAGAATAATGCTCTGAGAACTAGCCTGGCTGCCCTGGAGCAG ATCCAAACAGCAAAGACCCAAGAACTGAATATGCTCCGGGAACAAACTGCTGGACTGACAGTTGAGTTGCAGCAGCGGCAGAGTCAGTATGAGGACCTCATGGGACAGAAAGATGACCTGAACTGCCAGCTCCAG GAGTCATTGCGGGCCAATAGTCGGCTGCTGGAACAACTCCAGGAACTTGGGCAGGAGAAGGAGCAATTGATCCAGGAACTACAGGAGGCTCGGAAG AGTGCTGAGAAGCGGAAGGCCATGTTGGATGAGCTGGCCATGGAGACGCTGCAGGAGAAGTCCCAGCACAAGGAAGAGCTGGGAGCAGTGCGACTACGGCATGAGAAGGAGGTGCTGGGGGTGCGGGCCCGCTACGAGCGTGAGCTCCGTGAGCTGCACGAAGACAAGAAGCGGCAGGAGGAGGAGCTGCGTGGGCAGATCCGTGAGGAGAAG GCCCGAACACGGGAACTGGAGACTCTTCAGCAGACGGTAGAAGAACTTCAAGCTCAGGTACACTCTATGGATGGAGCCAAGGGCTGGTTTGAACGGCGCTTGAAGGAGGCTGAG GAATctctgcagcagcagcaacaggaacaAGAGGAAGCCCTCAGGCAGTGTCAGGAGCAGCACGCCAGCGAGCTGAAG AGCAAGGAGGAGGAACTACAGGGTGTGCAGGAGCAGCTCCGACAGGCCCAGGAGGAGCGGGACTGTCACCTGAAGACCATCAACAGCCTGAAGCAG GAAGTGAAGGACACCGTGGATGGGCAGCGAATCCTGGAAAAGAAGGGCAGTGCTGCG CTCAAGGACCTCAAACGGCAGCTGCACCTAGAGCGGAAACGGGCAGATAAGCTGCAGGAGCGGCTGCAAGACATTCTCACGAACAGCAAGAGCCGCTCAG GGCTCGAGGAGTTGGTTCTCTCAGAGATGAACTCACCAAGCCGGACCCAGACTGGGGACAGCAGTAGCGTCTCCTCCTTCAGCTACCGCGAGATCTTGCGGGAGAAGGAGAGCTCAACTGTTCCAGCAAGG TCCTTATCCAGCAGTCCTCAGGCCCAGCCCCCACGGCCAGCAGAGCTGTCAGATGAGGAAGTGGCTGAGCTCTTTCAGCGCCTGGCAGAGATGCAGCAGGAGAAATGGATGCTGGAGGAGAAG GTGAAGCACCTGGAGGTGAGCAGTGCGTCCATGGCAGAGGACCTCTGCCGGAAGAGCGCCATCATTGAGACCTATGTCATGGACAGCCGGATTG ATGTATCTGTGGCAGCAGGCCACACAGACCGCAGCGGGCTGGGCAGTGTCCTGAGAGACCTAGTGAAGCCAGGTGACGAGAACCTTCGGGAGATGAACAAGAAGCTACAGAACATGCTGGAAGAGCAGTTGACCAAGAATATGCATTTGCACAAG GACATGGAAGTTCTGTCCCAGGAAATTGTGCGGCTCAGCAAGGAGTGTGTGGGGTCCCCCGACCCCGACCTAGAACCAGGAGAAGCCAGCTAA
- the GRIPAP1 gene encoding GRIP1-associated protein 1 isoform X1, giving the protein MAQALSEEEFQRMQGWGDEGPEWVIPLILVGERTRGGERVIPLDHVERRSPGSGKAQLLELRTNNYQLSDELRKNGVELTSLRQKVAYLDKEFNKAQKALSKSKKAQEVEGLLSENEMLQAKLHSQEEDFRLQNSTLMAEFSKLCSQMEQLERENQQLKAGAARAGAAQAGSLVDGELLRLQAENTALQKNVAALQERYGKEAGRSPAASEGEGDPPGGPASPVVAPMPLAEVELKWEMEKEEKRLLWEQLQGLKTLKQAETSRLQEELAKLSEKLKKKQESFCRLQTEKETLFNDSRNKIEELQQRKEADLKAQLARTQKLQQELEAANQSLAELRDQRQGERLEHAAALRALQDQVSLQSADAQEQVEGLLTENNALRTSLAALEQIQTAKTQELNMLREQTAGLTVELQQRQSQYEDLMGQKDDLNCQLQESLRANSRLLEQLQELGQEKEQLIQELQEARKSAEKRKAMLDELAMETLQEKSQHKEELGAVRLRHEKEVLGVRARYERELRELHEDKKRQEEELRGQIREEKARTRELETLQQTVEELQAQVHSMDGAKGWFERRLKEAEESLQQQQQEQEEALRQCQEQHASELKSKEEELQGVQEQLRQAQEERDCHLKTINSLKQEVKDTVDGQRILEKKGSAALKDLKRQLHLERKRADKLQERLQDILTNSKSRSGLEELVLSEMNSPSRTQTGDSSSVSSFSYREILREKESSTVPARSLSSSPQAQPPRPAELSDEEVAELFQRLAEMQQEKWMLEEKVKHLEVSSASMAEDLCRKSAIIETYVMDSRIDVSVAAGHTDRSGLGSVLRDLVKPGDENLREMNKKLQNMLEEQLTKNMHLHKDMEVLSQEIVRLSKECVGSPDPDLEPGEAS; this is encoded by the exons ATGGCGCAAGCTCTGTCAGAAGAGGAGTTTCAGCGGATGCAG GGCTGGGGTGATGAAGGCCCTGAATGGGTAATACCATTAATCCTTGTTGGAGAGAGAACCAGAGGAGGTGAAAGAGTGATACCCTTGGACCACGTGGAGAGGAGATCACCGGGCTCTGGGAAG GCTCAGCTACTAGAACTCCGGACAAACAACTACCAGCTTTCAGATGAACTACGCAAGAATGGTGTTG AACTCACCAGTCTTCGACAGAAGGTTGCCTACCTGGATAAGGAGTTCAACAAAGCTCAGAAG GCACTGAGCAAGAGCAAGAAAGCTCAG GAAGTCGAGGGGCTGCTGAGTGAAAATGAGATGCTTCAGGCAAAGCTGCATAGCCAGGAGGAGGACTTCCGCTTGCAGAACAGCACGCTTATGGCCGAGTTCAGCAAG CTCTGCAGCCAGATGGAACAGCTGGAGCGGGAGAACCAGCAACTGAAGGCTGGGGctgccagggcaggggctgcCCAAGCTGGGAGCCTTGTGGATGGGGAACTACTGAGACTGCAGGCGGAGAACACAGCCTTGCAGAAGAATGTGGCAG CCCTGCAGGAGCGCTATGGGAAAGAGGCTGGGAGGTCCCCAGCTGCCAGTGAGGGTGAAGGGGACCCCCCAGGGGGCCCAGCTTCCCCTGTCGTGGCCCCCATGCCATTGGCAGAAGTGGAGCTGAaatgggagatggagaaggaggaaaagagattGCTCTGGGAGCAACTGCAAGGCTTGAAG ACCTTGAAGCAGGCTGAAACATCCAGGCTGCAGGAAGAACTTGCTAAG CTCTCCGAGAagctgaaaaagaaacaagaaag TTTTTGCCGTCTGCAGACAGAAAAGGAGACACTATTCAATGACAGCCG GAACAAGATTGAGGAGTTACAACAGCGGAAGGAGGCTGATCTCAAAGCCCAGTTGGCTCGAACTCAAAAGCTGCAGCAGGAGCTCGAGGCTGCCAATCAG AGCTTGGCAGAGCTGAGAGATCAGCGGCAAGGGGAGCGCCTGGAGCATGCGGCAGCTCTGCGAGCCCTACAGGATCAG GTGTCCCTCCAGAGTGCAGATGCGCAGGAGCAAGTGGAAGGACTTTTGACTGAGAATAATGCTCTGAGAACTAGCCTGGCTGCCCTGGAGCAG ATCCAAACAGCAAAGACCCAAGAACTGAATATGCTCCGGGAACAAACTGCTGGACTGACAGTTGAGTTGCAGCAGCGGCAGAGTCAGTATGAGGACCTCATGGGACAGAAAGATGACCTGAACTGCCAGCTCCAG GAGTCATTGCGGGCCAATAGTCGGCTGCTGGAACAACTCCAGGAACTTGGGCAGGAGAAGGAGCAATTGATCCAGGAACTACAGGAGGCTCGGAAG AGTGCTGAGAAGCGGAAGGCCATGTTGGATGAGCTGGCCATGGAGACGCTGCAGGAGAAGTCCCAGCACAAGGAAGAGCTGGGAGCAGTGCGACTACGGCATGAGAAGGAGGTGCTGGGGGTGCGGGCCCGCTACGAGCGTGAGCTCCGTGAGCTGCACGAAGACAAGAAGCGGCAGGAGGAGGAGCTGCGTGGGCAGATCCGTGAGGAGAAG GCCCGAACACGGGAACTGGAGACTCTTCAGCAGACGGTAGAAGAACTTCAAGCTCAGGTACACTCTATGGATGGAGCCAAGGGCTGGTTTGAACGGCGCTTGAAGGAGGCTGAG GAATctctgcagcagcagcaacaggaacaAGAGGAAGCCCTCAGGCAGTGTCAGGAGCAGCACGCCAGCGAGCTGAAG AGCAAGGAGGAGGAACTACAGGGTGTGCAGGAGCAGCTCCGACAGGCCCAGGAGGAGCGGGACTGTCACCTGAAGACCATCAACAGCCTGAAGCAG GAAGTGAAGGACACCGTGGATGGGCAGCGAATCCTGGAAAAGAAGGGCAGTGCTGCG CTCAAGGACCTCAAACGGCAGCTGCACCTAGAGCGGAAACGGGCAGATAAGCTGCAGGAGCGGCTGCAAGACATTCTCACGAACAGCAAGAGCCGCTCAG GGCTCGAGGAGTTGGTTCTCTCAGAGATGAACTCACCAAGCCGGACCCAGACTGGGGACAGCAGTAGCGTCTCCTCCTTCAGCTACCGCGAGATCTTGCGGGAGAAGGAGAGCTCAACTGTTCCAGCAAGG TCCTTATCCAGCAGTCCTCAGGCCCAGCCCCCACGGCCAGCAGAGCTGTCAGATGAGGAAGTGGCTGAGCTCTTTCAGCGCCTGGCAGAGATGCAGCAGGAGAAATGGATGCTGGAGGAGAAG GTGAAGCACCTGGAGGTGAGCAGTGCGTCCATGGCAGAGGACCTCTGCCGGAAGAGCGCCATCATTGAGACCTATGTCATGGACAGCCGGATTG ATGTATCTGTGGCAGCAGGCCACACAGACCGCAGCGGGCTGGGCAGTGTCCTGAGAGACCTAGTGAAGCCAGGTGACGAGAACCTTCGGGAGATGAACAAGAAGCTACAGAACATGCTGGAAGAGCAGTTGACCAAGAATATGCATTTGCACAAG GACATGGAAGTTCTGTCCCAGGAAATTGTGCGGCTCAGCAAGGAGTGTGTGGGGTCCCCCGACCCCGACCTAGAACCAGGAGAAGCCAGCTAA